In one window of Gudongella oleilytica DNA:
- a CDS encoding PIN/TRAM domain-containing protein, which translates to MVKRILRILIGLFGMLIGYLAYNLIREFQLFNLTGATEFAVILLFIFTFGIIFFIFSSWIMKKGQNIARLIETEIQKFSIQNIALGAIGLIIGLVIAYLLSQPLYRISIPYVGVIASIVLYGLFGYLGIKIPTKNIDDISNTLGNFAGNVASGRKSSKDKAKAGRSCPKILDTSVIIDGRIADIVKTGFIEGPLVIPEFVLAELQHIADSSDGLKRNRGRRGLDILNRIQNELDTEIIIHDKKFDDIAEVDSKLLKLTQMLKGKIITNDYNLNKVAEVQRIEVLNINELANAVKPVVLPGEEMVVQVVKDGKESGQGLAYLDDGTMIVVESGKRYIGETIDVIVTSVLQTSAGRMIFAKPKVLYDKVV; encoded by the coding sequence ATGGTCAAAAGGATTTTAAGAATATTGATTGGATTATTTGGAATGCTGATAGGATATCTGGCTTACAATCTTATCCGGGAATTTCAGCTATTCAATCTTACAGGAGCAACTGAGTTTGCCGTGATCCTACTATTTATTTTTACCTTTGGAATTATATTTTTTATTTTTTCTTCCTGGATCATGAAAAAAGGGCAAAACATAGCTAGGCTGATAGAAACGGAGATTCAGAAATTCTCGATTCAGAACATAGCTCTGGGAGCTATTGGACTGATCATAGGGCTTGTCATAGCATATCTTCTGAGTCAGCCCCTATACAGGATCAGCATCCCTTATGTGGGAGTCATAGCATCTATAGTTCTCTACGGATTATTCGGTTATCTTGGAATAAAGATACCGACCAAGAATATAGATGATATTTCCAATACTCTGGGGAATTTTGCAGGTAATGTGGCAAGCGGAAGAAAAAGCTCAAAGGACAAGGCAAAGGCTGGCAGATCCTGTCCAAAGATACTTGACACAAGCGTAATAATCGACGGCAGGATAGCAGACATAGTCAAGACTGGCTTTATAGAAGGACCTCTGGTAATACCGGAATTCGTACTGGCAGAGCTTCAGCATATCGCAGATTCATCTGACGGACTTAAGAGAAACAGAGGAAGAAGAGGTCTTGATATTCTGAACAGGATCCAAAACGAACTGGATACTGAAATCATAATCCACGACAAGAAATTTGACGATATCGCCGAGGTGGACTCTAAGCTTCTAAAGCTGACTCAAATGCTAAAGGGCAAGATAATCACCAACGACTATAACCTGAATAAGGTTGCCGAGGTTCAGAGAATAGAAGTCCTCAATATCAATGAGCTTGCAAATGCAGTGAAGCCGGTGGTTCTCCCTGGTGAGGAAATGGTAGTACAGGTTGTTAAGGATGGAAAGGAATCCGGTCAGGGTCTTGCATATCTTGACGATGGTACAATGATCGTAGTAGAGAGCGGGAAAAGGTATATTGGTGAAACCATTGATGTAATAGTTACATCTGTACTTCAAACATCTGCAGGCAGAATGATCTTCGCAAAGCCAAAGGTTTTGTATGACAAAGTAGTCTAA
- a CDS encoding CarD family transcriptional regulator: protein MFQIGDRIVYPMHGAGIIEDIEIKEILGERREYFIIRMPIGDMKVMVPVSNVDDVGVRYIIDKEEIEGVMDILKGRRSTMPQNWNRRYRMNMDRIKTGDIEEIAAVVRNLTILDDKKGLSTGERKMLGNARQMLLSELVLASGTAMTEVEKLVHDAIMESENIDE, encoded by the coding sequence ATGTTTCAAATTGGAGATAGGATAGTGTATCCAATGCATGGAGCAGGGATAATTGAAGATATTGAGATAAAGGAAATACTTGGCGAAAGACGTGAATATTTCATAATTCGTATGCCGATAGGTGACATGAAGGTCATGGTACCGGTTTCTAATGTTGATGATGTGGGAGTCAGATATATTATTGATAAGGAAGAAATCGAAGGTGTTATGGATATCCTTAAAGGACGCAGAAGCACCATGCCTCAGAATTGGAACAGACGCTACAGGATGAACATGGACAGGATCAAAACCGGAGACATAGAGGAGATAGCTGCTGTAGTAAGAAATTTAACCATACTTGACGATAAGAAGGGATTGTCAACTGGTGAAAGAAAAATGCTGGGCAATGCAAGACAGATGCTTTTAAGTGAACTTGTTCTGGCATCCGGAACGGCTATGACTGAAGTCGAGAAGCTGGTCCATGATGCAATCATGGAATCAGAGAACATAGATGAATAA
- a CDS encoding DUF1573 domain-containing protein — protein sequence MGNNEARLITELQEQAAEVLVRHRSILDIMTKLDEYNARINRAIAKSVTFCGCIEINAKKQDFNSTSLNDMLGKMDSHIVGEICPNCKEILEQEIGAYMFFLASLANTLDFDLSGTIAKELDRTKTLGIYGMK from the coding sequence ATGGGTAACAACGAAGCAAGACTGATAACTGAATTGCAGGAGCAGGCGGCCGAGGTATTGGTCAGACACAGAAGTATACTGGACATCATGACCAAGCTGGATGAATACAATGCCAGAATCAACAGGGCAATCGCCAAATCCGTTACCTTCTGCGGCTGTATAGAGATCAATGCAAAAAAGCAGGACTTTAATTCGACCTCGCTTAACGATATGCTGGGTAAGATGGACTCACATATTGTTGGCGAGATATGCCCGAACTGCAAGGAGATACTGGAGCAGGAAATAGGAGCATATATGTTCTTCCTGGCTTCATTGGCCAACACCCTGGACTTTGATCTTTCAGGAACTATCGCTAAGGAACTGGACAGAACTAAAACCCTGGGAATATACGGAATGAAATAA
- the radA gene encoding DNA repair protein RadA, with translation MAKTVKINRCKVCGYEMVGYMGKCPECGAFGSFEELSRSPEGPTSERRPRADITRLKQIKTSNSERIKTSLEEFDRVMGGGIVRDSITILTAKPGAGKSTLLLQVANDLAAKGIKALYATGEESTSQVKARADRILKNISDDLFIVSDNSMDSVLGVIDQVDPDFVIVDSIQTFVLESFPGSRAGSPTQTMECAYELVKVAKSSNKPRMIFVVGQMTKEDELAGVRALEHLVDTVLVIEGDTSEELRTLFSTKNRYGSTGEMGFFNMTEEGLLSIDNPSEYFMTRRSEGSQVSGSALTVVKEGTRPIILEVESLVSHSFTPYPSRIGEALKREQLNTLISILEQRGGMPLYDKNVVIKTTGGIKLKEQSSNLAVIMSIVSSVKGQAIPSGTVFLADVGLTGEIKKIPSLDGRLREADRMGMTTAFVPFDASVKSKFENLSVKRVRNLKEVINTTLK, from the coding sequence TTGGCTAAGACCGTTAAAATCAATAGATGCAAGGTATGTGGATATGAGATGGTTGGATACATGGGGAAGTGCCCTGAATGCGGTGCCTTTGGATCCTTTGAGGAGCTTTCAAGGTCACCGGAGGGCCCAACCTCAGAACGGAGGCCAAGGGCTGATATAACAAGACTAAAGCAGATAAAGACCTCCAACAGCGAGCGGATCAAAACCTCTTTGGAGGAGTTCGACAGGGTCATGGGCGGAGGCATAGTCAGGGATTCCATTACTATACTGACCGCAAAGCCCGGGGCAGGGAAATCGACACTTCTCCTTCAGGTGGCAAATGACCTTGCGGCAAAGGGCATAAAGGCACTATATGCAACAGGGGAGGAATCAACCTCGCAGGTAAAGGCAAGAGCTGACAGGATACTGAAAAATATAAGCGACGATCTGTTTATTGTATCTGACAACAGCATGGATTCAGTACTCGGGGTCATAGACCAGGTAGATCCTGACTTTGTGATAGTCGACAGCATCCAAACCTTCGTGCTGGAATCATTTCCCGGTTCAAGAGCCGGGTCGCCGACACAGACGATGGAATGTGCCTATGAGCTTGTCAAGGTAGCTAAAAGCTCAAATAAGCCGAGGATGATTTTCGTGGTGGGGCAGATGACCAAGGAGGATGAGCTGGCTGGAGTAAGAGCTCTGGAGCATCTTGTTGATACAGTGCTTGTGATTGAGGGAGACACCAGCGAGGAGCTGAGGACTCTTTTTTCAACCAAGAACAGGTATGGATCTACAGGGGAGATGGGTTTTTTCAATATGACAGAGGAAGGCTTGCTTTCAATAGACAACCCGTCTGAGTACTTTATGACAAGGAGAAGTGAAGGCAGCCAGGTGTCAGGGAGTGCTCTTACTGTAGTAAAGGAAGGAACGAGGCCAATAATTCTTGAGGTCGAATCACTTGTTTCTCACTCCTTTACACCTTATCCCTCGAGGATCGGGGAAGCGCTTAAGAGAGAACAGCTTAATACACTGATATCCATTTTGGAACAAAGGGGAGGAATGCCTCTCTATGACAAGAATGTCGTTATAAAGACGACAGGCGGGATAAAATTAAAGGAGCAATCTTCTAACCTGGCAGTGATCATGAGTATCGTCTCATCGGTGAAAGGGCAGGCAATTCCCTCGGGGACTGTATTTCTGGCCGATGTAGGCCTGACGGGCGAGATAAAAAAGATCCCATCACTGGATGGAAGACTTAGAGAGGCTGATCGCATGGGTATGACAACTGCATTCGTTCCCTTTGATGCCTCTGTGAAATCCAAGTTTGAGAATCTAAGTGTAAAGAGAGTCAGAAATCTGAAGGAAGTAATAAATACCACGCTAAAATAA
- a CDS encoding ATP-dependent Clp protease ATP-binding subunit, protein MGMFGRFTERAQKSIMLAQEEAKKFNHNYVGTEHLLLGLMAEEQGIAAVTLKEMGVTLEKARKEVYDIVGMGPESVEIVGMTPRTKKIFELAFGEARNFGHNYVSTEHLLLGLIAEGEGIATAILKRLGVDPAKLAQEVAKRMTETTAKQQTPNNEKKQATNLEKYSIDLNKMAQNGEIDPVIGRTREIERVIQVLSRRTKNNPVLIGEPGVGKTAIAEGLAQKIVEGDVPEIIKDKRIVTLDLPGMVAGAKYRGEFEERLKSVMKELKEQGDVILFIDEMHTIVGAGAAEGAIDASNILKPTLARGELQIVGATTIDEYRKHIEKDSALERRLQPIIVEEPSVSDTIKILQGLRDRYEAHHGVKITDDALEAAAELSHRYITDRFLPDKAIDLIDEAASKLRVNNYVAPTELKKLEERLEELQHEKDEAINTQNFEKAARIRDEEKTTKEMIEKNKLKWQRLKQETSLVIGYDQVAEIVSSWTGVPVSRMTTEESERLLKLEELLHKKVVGQEQAVRSISAAVRRARVGLKDPKKPIGSFIFVGPTGVGKTYLAKALAEALFGDEDAMIRIDMSEYMEKHSVSRLVGSPPGYVGYDEGGQLTEAVRRKPYSVILFDEIEKAHPDVFNMLLQILDDGRLTDSKGKTVDFKNTVIIMTSNAGATSLKKQNVLGFAATSDAEVEEYERMKGIITEELKGTFRPEFLNRLDEVIVFHSLKEEQIMEIVEIMVKDLETRMSKVGVNISISDETKKYIAKQGFDSVFGARPLERTIRKMIEDQLAEEILKGSVSRDEEIVADYDGEKLKFTKRQH, encoded by the coding sequence ATGGGAATGTTTGGAAGATTTACAGAGAGAGCTCAAAAATCAATAATGCTTGCTCAGGAGGAAGCTAAGAAATTCAATCACAACTATGTGGGAACTGAGCACCTGCTATTGGGACTTATGGCTGAGGAGCAGGGTATTGCTGCAGTAACCCTTAAGGAAATGGGAGTGACTCTTGAAAAGGCAAGGAAAGAGGTTTACGATATCGTCGGAATGGGCCCTGAAAGCGTTGAGATTGTAGGGATGACTCCAAGAACAAAGAAAATATTTGAGCTGGCGTTCGGCGAGGCCAGGAACTTCGGGCACAATTATGTAAGCACAGAGCATCTTCTTCTGGGTCTTATAGCTGAAGGTGAGGGCATAGCTACTGCTATACTTAAGAGGCTTGGAGTAGACCCCGCAAAGCTTGCCCAGGAGGTAGCCAAGAGGATGACTGAGACTACAGCAAAGCAGCAAACCCCGAACAATGAGAAAAAACAGGCGACAAACCTTGAAAAATACAGCATAGATCTCAATAAGATGGCTCAAAATGGAGAGATCGACCCGGTAATAGGAAGAACCAGGGAAATCGAAAGAGTCATTCAGGTCCTTAGCAGAAGGACAAAGAATAATCCTGTGCTCATAGGTGAGCCCGGAGTTGGAAAGACAGCGATCGCTGAAGGCTTAGCCCAGAAGATCGTGGAGGGGGATGTGCCTGAGATAATCAAAGACAAGAGGATAGTGACCCTTGATCTTCCTGGGATGGTAGCAGGAGCGAAGTACAGGGGCGAATTTGAGGAAAGACTGAAATCAGTTATGAAGGAGCTCAAGGAACAGGGAGATGTAATCCTATTTATTGACGAGATGCATACCATAGTCGGAGCTGGGGCAGCTGAAGGAGCTATCGATGCATCCAATATACTGAAGCCCACTCTTGCAAGAGGAGAGCTCCAGATAGTTGGGGCAACTACAATCGATGAGTACAGAAAGCATATTGAAAAGGATTCAGCCCTGGAAAGAAGGCTTCAGCCAATAATAGTTGAAGAGCCCTCGGTAAGCGACACCATAAAGATACTACAGGGCCTGAGAGACAGGTATGAGGCACACCACGGCGTAAAAATAACGGATGACGCTCTGGAAGCGGCGGCAGAGCTTTCCCACAGATACATTACAGACAGATTTCTTCCTGACAAGGCCATAGACCTAATAGATGAGGCTGCCTCAAAGCTGAGGGTAAATAACTACGTCGCACCGACAGAGCTAAAGAAGCTTGAGGAGAGACTGGAGGAGCTGCAGCACGAAAAGGACGAAGCAATAAACACTCAGAACTTTGAAAAGGCGGCAAGGATAAGGGATGAAGAGAAAACCACCAAGGAGATGATTGAGAAAAATAAGCTGAAGTGGCAAAGACTTAAGCAGGAGACAAGTCTTGTCATCGGGTATGATCAGGTAGCTGAGATTGTTTCAAGCTGGACGGGAGTGCCTGTCAGCAGGATGACAACTGAGGAAAGCGAAAGGCTGCTGAAGCTGGAAGAGCTGCTCCACAAGAAGGTCGTTGGTCAGGAGCAGGCGGTCAGGTCTATATCTGCAGCTGTCAGAAGAGCGAGGGTAGGACTTAAGGATCCGAAAAAACCGATTGGAAGCTTTATCTTCGTTGGACCTACGGGAGTTGGAAAGACTTATCTTGCCAAGGCACTTGCGGAGGCTTTGTTCGGTGATGAGGACGCCATGATAAGGATAGATATGAGCGAGTACATGGAGAAGCACTCCGTTTCAAGACTTGTTGGTTCTCCTCCCGGATACGTAGGCTACGACGAAGGAGGTCAGCTGACTGAGGCTGTAAGGAGAAAGCCATATTCTGTGATACTGTTTGATGAAATAGAGAAAGCTCATCCCGATGTATTCAACATGCTGCTCCAGATACTTGATGATGGAAGACTTACTGATTCCAAGGGGAAAACAGTGGATTTCAAGAACACTGTAATAATAATGACCTCCAATGCCGGAGCCACATCTCTCAAGAAGCAGAATGTGCTCGGATTTGCTGCAACCTCCGATGCCGAGGTGGAGGAATACGAGAGAATGAAGGGAATAATCACCGAGGAGCTTAAGGGGACCTTCAGACCTGAGTTTCTCAACAGGCTGGATGAGGTCATCGTATTCCATAGTCTGAAGGAAGAACAGATAATGGAAATAGTGGAGATAATGGTGAAGGATCTGGAAACCAGGATGAGCAAGGTAGGGGTCAATATTTCAATATCGGATGAGACGAAGAAATATATCGCCAAGCAGGGCTTTGATTCTGTATTTGGAGCCAGACCTCTTGAGAGAACCATCAGAAAGATGATCGAGGATCAGCTGGCAGAGGAGATATTAAAGGGAAGCGTTTCAAGAGATGAGGAAATTGTGGCAGACTACGACGGGGAGAAGCTTAAGTTTACAAAGAGACAACATTGA
- a CDS encoding protein arginine kinase has protein sequence MTKWLSDADYNDVVVSTRIRVARNLREHPFPIYADQQEARKVLEIVRDAIDSSFEEGSYRHFEMSSLEPRERMRLMEEHLISPVLVEQSEKSGFSVREDEKVTIMVNEEDHIRLQTLLPGLALAEGWGLCSQVDDALEDKLDYAFDGEYGYLTACPTNTGTGLRASVMLHMPAVSITGHIGGIIDALKKIGLTIRGIYGEGTEAVGHLYQVSNQLTLGETEEEILEKLERVVHQLITRERNTRLFLLDKKNLEFQDRVYRALGALRYARTISSREAMELISVIKLGCDVSLLEGYNGSDLIREMIEIKAGSIQSGYGRAMSQAERDMLRAELLREYFN, from the coding sequence ATGACTAAGTGGCTTTCAGACGCCGATTACAATGATGTTGTTGTAAGCACCAGAATAAGGGTAGCAAGGAACCTTAGGGAGCATCCATTTCCAATATATGCCGACCAGCAGGAGGCAAGAAAGGTTCTTGAAATAGTGAGGGATGCTATCGACAGCTCCTTTGAGGAGGGCAGCTACAGGCATTTTGAAATGTCGTCCCTGGAACCCAGAGAAAGAATGAGACTTATGGAGGAGCATCTGATCAGCCCCGTATTGGTAGAGCAGTCTGAGAAGAGTGGTTTTTCCGTAAGAGAAGATGAGAAGGTAACGATAATGGTCAACGAGGAGGATCACATAAGGCTTCAGACTCTTTTGCCGGGCTTGGCTCTTGCTGAAGGGTGGGGGCTTTGCTCCCAGGTTGACGACGCTCTTGAGGATAAACTGGATTATGCCTTTGATGGAGAATACGGATATCTGACGGCTTGTCCCACAAATACCGGAACAGGACTGAGAGCATCTGTAATGCTCCATATGCCTGCTGTATCCATAACAGGACACATCGGGGGAATAATAGATGCTTTGAAGAAGATAGGTCTTACCATAAGAGGGATATATGGCGAGGGTACTGAGGCTGTAGGCCACCTGTATCAGGTTTCCAATCAACTCACCCTTGGTGAGACTGAGGAGGAGATTCTGGAGAAGCTTGAGCGTGTGGTCCATCAGCTTATCACGAGAGAAAGGAATACGAGGCTGTTCCTGCTTGATAAAAAGAATCTGGAGTTTCAGGACAGAGTTTACAGGGCTCTTGGTGCATTGCGATATGCAAGGACCATCTCCTCCCGTGAGGCTATGGAGCTAATATCTGTGATCAAGCTTGGGTGTGATGTATCTTTGCTGGAGGGCTATAACGGCAGCGATTTGATAAGGGAAATGATAGAGATAAAGGCAGGAAGCATACAGAGCGGCTACGGAAGAGCGATGAGCCAGGCTGAAAGAGACATGCTCAGGGCTGAGCTGCTTAGAGAATACTTTAATTAG
- a CDS encoding UvrB/UvrC motif-containing protein: MLCESCKKREARVHYTGVINGLVEEHHLCEICAAGIQDQIGGKFPLHKLFEGLAINTRCPECGLSYEKFKATGKLGCAKCYEAFGNELKGVIKGIHGHTQHRGKMPKRGFPRLKLKKDIEELTRQLEQAVSAEEYEKAAVIRDEIKRVREQLELKDRGESND, encoded by the coding sequence ATGCTTTGCGAATCGTGTAAAAAAAGAGAAGCAAGAGTGCATTATACGGGAGTAATAAATGGATTAGTTGAGGAGCACCATCTTTGTGAGATATGTGCAGCAGGTATCCAGGACCAGATAGGAGGTAAATTTCCGCTTCACAAGCTTTTTGAGGGATTAGCAATAAATACCAGATGCCCCGAATGCGGGTTGAGCTATGAGAAGTTCAAGGCAACGGGCAAGCTTGGATGCGCAAAATGCTATGAGGCATTTGGAAATGAGCTTAAAGGCGTGATCAAGGGTATACATGGACACACTCAGCATAGGGGAAAGATGCCGAAAAGAGGTTTCCCGAGATTGAAGCTGAAAAAGGATATCGAGGAGCTGACCCGACAGCTGGAGCAGGCTGTCTCGGCTGAGGAGTATGAAAAAGCAGCTGTCATCAGAGATGAGATAAAGAGGGTCAGGGAACAGCTGGAGCTTAAGGACAGAGGTGAGAGCAATGACTAA
- a CDS encoding CtsR family transcriptional regulator: MAGLSNNIESFIKELLEQADGIIEIQRNELANYFDCAPSQINYVLSTRFSPYKGYYIESRRGGGGYIKIVKVRLQDDLNINNILKNILGDSITEHKANEIITALNEEGIINKKEAEIVRAAISDRAFDCDARSKNAIRASVLRNILLVLID; the protein is encoded by the coding sequence ATGGCTGGACTCAGCAACAACATTGAAAGCTTTATCAAGGAGCTGTTGGAGCAGGCTGACGGCATTATTGAGATACAGAGGAATGAACTGGCCAACTATTTTGATTGTGCACCATCTCAGATCAATTATGTTTTGAGTACGAGATTCAGCCCATATAAAGGATACTATATCGAGAGTAGAAGAGGCGGCGGTGGGTATATTAAGATAGTAAAAGTAAGGCTTCAGGATGACCTCAACATCAACAACATACTGAAGAACATCCTTGGAGATTCAATAACTGAGCATAAGGCTAATGAGATCATAACAGCACTTAATGAGGAAGGCATAATAAATAAGAAAGAGGCGGAAATTGTACGTGCTGCTATAAGCGATCGTGCATTCGACTGCGATGCAAGGAGCAAGAATGCCATAAGGGCTTCTGTCTTGAGGAATATACTACTGGTGCTTATAGATTAA